The window ccaactcaacccaacccaactcaacccaacccaactcaacccaacccaactcaacccaaaccaacccaactcaacccaacccagatcaatccaaaccaacccaactcaacccaacccaactcaacccaacccaactcaacccaaaccaacccaactcaacccaacccagatcaatccaaaccaacccaactcaacccaaaccaacccaactcaacccaacccagatcaatccaaaccaacccaactcaacccaaaccaacccaactcaacccaacccagatcaatccaaaccaacccaactcaacccaacccagctcaatccaaaccaacccaactcaacccaaaccaacccaacccaactcaatccaacccaactcaacccaaaccaacccaactcaacccaacccagttcaatccaaaccaacccaactcaacccaaaccaacccaactcaacccaacccagatcaatccaaaccaacccaactcaacccaaaccaacccaactcaacccaacccagatcaatccaaaccaacccaactcaaccaacccagcccaatccaaaccaacccaactcaacccaaaccaacccaacccaactcaatccaacccaactcaacccaaaccaacccaactcaacccaacccagctcaatccaaaccaacccaactcaacccaacccaactcaacccaacccatctcaacccaacccaacccaacccagccctacccaggcTCCATGACCCCACAGccacagtgccagctgctggcagcaggaggacattgctgcctctttccccttcctccctcccaacTCTTCCTCTGGGGCCCCACCCcgacctcctcctcctgtccctccccctcccccagctgcctcccagtGCAAGATCCTGCGCTGCAACTCCGAGTACCTGGCAGCCACCCTCGGCCCTCGCAGCCCCTCCCGGGGCGATGCCATCTGCAGTGCCCTGCGCTCCTACGCCCACTGCACCCGCAGGACCGCCCGCACCTGCCGGGGGGACCTGGCTTACCACTCTGCTGTCCACGGCATCGAGGACCTCATGATCCAGCACAACTGCTCCAGGGAAGGTCCAACCAACCCCCCCCGGGCTCGGCTCCCCGCCCCCGGCCACGGcagcctgcaggctgggcagggctgcgaCTACGAGAGGAGCTTCGCGGCCAGGCACGGCAGAGCCCCGAGCTACCTGCACTGCGCAGCCTTCGGCGACCCCCACGTCAGGACCTTCCACGATGACTTCCACACCTGCAGGGTGGAAGGCTCCTGGCCCCTCCTGGACAATGACTACCTCTTTGTGCAAGCCACCAGCTCGCCAGTGGCCAAAGGCTCCAACGCCACAGTGACCACCAAGGTaaggagagagggcagagggtAAAGGGGAGGGTAGAGGGTAAGGGAGAGGGTAGAGGGtaagggagagggcagagggtaagggagagagggcagagggtaagggagagggcagagggtaaggagagagagcagagggtaagggagagggcagaaggtatgggagagggcagagggtaagggagagagagcagagggtAAGGGAGTGGGCAGAGGGTAaaggagagagggcagagggtaagggagagggcagaaggtatgggagagggcagagggtaagggagagagggcagagggtaaggagagagggcagagggtAAGAAAAGGGCAGAGAGTAagggagagagggcagagggtAAGGGAGAGAGGGCGGAGGGTaaggagagagggcagagggtaagaagagggcagagggtaaagagagagggcagagggtaagaagagggcagagggtaaagagagagggcagagggtaagggagagggcagagggtaaggagagagcagagggtaaaggagagagggcagagggtAAAGGAGAGGGTAGAGGGTaaggagagagggcagagggtAAAGGAGAGGGTAGAGGGTAAGGGTGAGGGCAGAGGGtatgggagagggcagagggtaAGAAAAGGGCAGAGGGtaagggagagggcagagggtaagggagagggcagagggtaagggagagggcagagggtaagaagagagggcagagggtaaggagagggcagagggtaaggagagagagcagagggtaagggagagggcagagggtaAGGAGAGGGCAGAGAGCTTGGCACCAGAGGTGCTCAACTTCAGGGAGGGCAGCGAGACCTGAACCTCCTAATCCCAGCATGGgaccctctggagagcatctcctgcccccccagctccagcagggaccctctggagagcatctcctgccccccccagctccagcagggaccctctggagagcatctcctgccccccccagccccagcagggaccctctggagagcatctcctgccccccccagccccagcagggcacccccagcagcttgcccagcagcacagtgcccagggcaggccttggcagctctgcacaccaggaggctccacagcctctctgggcagcctgctccagcctcctgcaccctcacaacaaacaactttctcctcctgctcacacacaacctcctgcctgccacttgctgccccttggcaccactcccaaggtgccagccccagcctcttgccccccaccccccagccccttcagctcagagcccctctggggctgctctcctgcaggctctcagccccagggctcagcctttgctcctcccagagctgctccaggcccctcagcaccttcccagcctgccctggactctgcccagcagctcccaggccctctgcagctggggggagcccagagctggccctggcactgcaggggtggcctcagcagggcacagcagaggggcagcagaacctaacccttgccctgctgctgcccacactctgctgcctgcccccagcagacCTTTGGGGGCTTCTTGCCCATGggggcaccctgctggctgctgggcaccctgctggctcttgggcactctgctggctcctgggcaccctgctggctcctgggcactctgttggctcctgggcaccctgctggctcctgggcaccctgctggctcctgggcactctgttggctgctgggcactttgttggctcctgggcaccctgctggctcctgggcactctgttgccccccagcactgccagctccttctctctgcagctgctccccagcagctcctcccctcccctgcacTACCGCAGCAGgttcatggagtcatggaacgagttgggctggaagggacctgaaagctcctccagctgccaccctgccgtgcccaggggcacctccacCAGCCTCACCCAAACTTCCTTGGACCACCTCCAGGCAGAATTCCTCCTCCCTCAGCCGGCCAAaacccaccctccccccccctccatacccagcagctcagcccaaaccctccttcctcccccacctcccccccccgtGCCCATCCCCCTCGCCCCACTGCTGCCAACTCTGCcaacctcctctctgcagctcaccaTCATCTTCAAGAGGGTGCAGGAGTGCATCGAGCAGAAGGTGTaccaggctgagctgggcaaCCTGCCGGCAGCCTTCCAGGACGGGTCTGTGACCGGCGGCGAGCGCCCGGGAGGGGGCAGCTTGGCTGTGCGGGAgcaggtgccagggcagcacgTGGAGATCCGTGCCAGCTACATTGGCACCACCATCGCCGTGCGCCAAGCCGGCCGCCAGCTCTCCTTCTCCATCCGTGCAGCCGAGGAGGTGGCACAGGCGTTCGGGCAGGAGCAAGACCTGCAGCTGTGCGTGGGGGGTTGCCCCCGCGGGCAGCGCCTGGCCCGCGGGCAGCAGCGTGGGCacggcaggcagctggcagaggctgccagggagctctGTAAGGAGGTGCTGCCCGTGGAGGATGTTTACTTCCAGTCCTGTGTCTTCGATGTGTTGGCTTCGGGAGATGCCAACTTCGCCCTGGTAGCTGGAGTGGCCCTGGAGGATGCCAGGCGCTTCCTGCCCAgcgctgccaggctgcacctcTACCAACCTGGCGCTGGCTGCACTGgggctgctccttccttcctccttatcctcatcttcctctctaCAGTTTGGGCTGTTCCCTTGGACTTTTAACCGCGAGGatgccaggagcttcctgcccaatgctgccaggctgcacctctacctgcctggcactggctgccctggggctgctccttccttcctcctcctcctcctcctcctcctcctcctcctcctcctcctcctcctcatcctcctcatcctcctcctcctccctgcggTTTGGGCTGTTCCCTCGGACTTTTAACTGCGAGGatgccaggagcttcctgccCAACGCTGCCAGGCTCCATCTCTACCAACCTGGTGCTGGCTGCACCGGGGttgctccttcctcccttctcctcctccttctcctcctcctcctcctcggacTTTTAACTGCGAGGATGCCAGGCGCCTCCTGCCCAgcgctgccaggctgcacctctaccagcctggtgctggctgccctggggctgctccttccttcctcctcctcctcctcctcctcctcctcctcctcctcctcctcctcctcctccctccttctcctccctcttcctcctcctcttcctcttcctcttcctcttcctcctcctccctgcggTTTGGGCTGTTCCCTTGAACTTTTAACTGCGAGGATGCCAGGCGCCTCCTGCCCAGCGCTGCCAGGCTTCATCTCTACCAACCTGGTGCTGGCTGCACCGGGGctgctccttcttccctcctcctcctcctcctcctcctcctcctcctcctcctcctcctcctcctcctcctcctcctcctcctcctcctcctcctcctcctcctcctcctcctcctcctcctctctgcggTTTGAGCTGCTTCCTTGGACTTTTAACTGAGACTGGCAGTGAgaatggggagggaggggaagggcagaggaggctgctggtgAGAGAGattccccccagcacagccagagggagctgggggtgagaggaaggctccagggggagacctcaaagctgctgccagagcatgaagggagcctgcagggaggctgcagagagcctttggCTGAGGGAGTGTGAGgcaggcccagggcagtggtttggagctgaggcagagcagggggagagtggagctgaggcaggagctgggcagcagcagggtgggcacagcttggcacaggctgggcagggaggctgtggctggtccagggtcaggctggatgaggccttaagcagcctgggcagggaacACCTGACCCTGCCCCCatgagcagtggatggaagctgcagctcaagcagcagtggatggaagctgcagctcagcacaagcagcagtggatggaagctgcagcacaagcagcagtggatggaagctgcagctcagcacaagcagcagtggatggaagctgcagctcaagcagcagtggatggaagctgcagctcagcacaagcagcagtggatggaagctgcatctcaagcagcagtggatggaagctgcagcacagcacaagcagcagtggatggaagctgcagctcaagcagcactggatggaagctgcagcacagcacaagcagcagtggatggaagctgcagcacaagcagcagtggatggaagctgcagcacaagcagcagtggatggaagctgcagcacagcacaagcagcagtggatggaagctgcagcacaagcagcagtggatggaagctgcagctcagcacaagcagcagtggatggaagctgcagcacaagcagcagtggatggaagctgcagcacaaggagcagtggatggaagctgcagcacaagcagcagtggatggaagctgcagctcagcacaagcagcagtggatggaagctgcagcacaagcagcagtggatggaagctgcagctcagcacaaggagcagtggatggaagctgcagctcagcacaagcagcagtggatggaagctgcagcacaagcagcactgggtggaagctgcagcacaagcagcactggatggaagctgcagcacagcacaagcagcagtggatggaagctgcagctcagcacaagcagcagtggatggaagctgcagcacaagcaccagtggatggaagctgcagcacaagcagcactggatggaagctgcagcacagcacaagcagcactggatggaagctgcagcacaagcagcagtggatggaagctgcagctcagcacaagcagcactgggtggaagctgcagcacaagcagcagtggatggaagctgcagcacagcacaagcagcactggatggaagctgcagcacagcacaagcagcagtggatggaagctgcagcacaagcagcagtggatggaagctgcagcacaagcaggactgggtggaagctgcagcacaagcagcactggatggaagctgcagcacagcacaagcagcagtggatggaagctgcagctcagcacaaggagcagtggatggaagctgcagctcagcacaagcagcagtggatggaagctgcagcacaagcagcactggatggaagctgcagcacaagcagcactggatggaagctgcagctcagcacaaggagcagtggatggaagctgcagctcagcacaagcagcagtggatggaagctgcagctcaagcagcagtggatggaagctgcagctcagcacaagcagcagtggatggaagctgcagctcagcacaagcagcagtggatggaagctgcagctcagcacaagcagcactggatggaagctgcagctcagcacaagcagcactggatggaagctgcagcacagcacaagcagcagtggatggaagctgcagctcagcacaagcagcactggatggaagctgcagctcagcataagcagcactggatggaagctgcagcacagcacaagcagcagtggatggaagctgcagctcagcacaaggagcagtggatggaagctgcagctcagcacaagcagcagtggatggaagctgcagcacaagcagcagtggatggaagctgcagcacaagcagcactggatggaagctgcagctcagcacaaggagcagaggatggaagctgcagcacaagcagcactggatggaagctgcagctcagcacaagcagcactggatggaagctgcagctcagcacaagcagcagtggatggaagctgcagctcaggaggttccagctcagcccaagggggaacttcttccctggcagggtcccagagcctggcccaggctgcccagggaggttgtggagtctcttctgcagcccttccagccctgcctggatgtgttcctgtgtgccctgagctggattggtcTGACAGGGAGGATGCAGGAGGGGACCTGCAGGgcaagtcctgctctggcagggggaggttggacccaatgggtcccttcccacccctgcccccctgtgctcctgtgcaagatgctggatgagctctgagctctctcccaacctgagccattccccTGCTGATCCTGGGGGGAGGtgaggtgtggggggggtgggggatgaGGTTTTCatctcctgttgagctttgctcCAGGAggagcttttcctttcctcctggagCCCAGGAAGGTCTCTTGGACATCTCAGCAAGGATCCCCTcggggctgagcagcctgagagctgctgggggctgctgtgctgagccctgcaggctCTGACATTAAAGGAGGTTATTTCTGAGgctcatttcctctcctccctccctccctttggcctccagctccagcagcaggtgcagACAAAAATAAcctcccccccatccccccacccctgctgcaccccagccaggctgggcaggaggggagctgctctggctcctCTCCATGCTCCCTgcctcagagcaggctgcagagctcctggcagcagaatCTCCCTCCCCCTGcactcccccccccagcagggctgaggaaacTCAGGCTGGAGGTGCCTGGAGAGAGACCCACGCTGAGGCCAGGTGGCCAACTTGGAGTCTGGGTGGCCAACATGAAGTCTGGGTGGCCAACTTGGGGTCTGGGTGGGCAACATGGAGTCTGGGTGGCCAACAAGGAGTCTGGGTGGCCAACTTGGAGTCTGGGTGGCCAACGTGGAGTCTGGGTGGCCAACATGGAGTCTGGGTGGCCAACATGGAGTCTGGGTGGCCAACTTGGGGTCTGAGTGGCCAACATGGAGTCTGGGTGGCCAACATGGGGTCTGGGTGGCCAACATGGAGTCTGGGTGGCCAACATGGAGTCTGGGTGGCCAACTTGGGGTCTGGGTGGCCAACATGGAGTCTGGGTGGCCAACATGGAGTCTAGGTGGCCAACTTGGAGTCTGGGTGGCCAACATGGAGTCTGGGTGGTCAGCATTGAGTCTAGGTGGCCCTCATGGAGTCTAGGTGGCCCTCACGGAGTCTAAGTGGCCAACATGGAGTCTAGGTGGCCAGCATGGAGTCTGGGTGGCCAACTTGGAATCTAAGTGGCCAACACGGAGTCTGTGTTGCTAACAAGGAGTCCAGGTGGCCAACATGGAGTCTAAGTGGCCAACTTAGAGTCTGGGTAGCCAAGTTTGAGCCTGGGTGGCCAGCATGGAGCCCAGGTGGCCCCCAGGGAGTctgtgcctctgcccaccccacagccctgcaggactcctccccctggcactgccattcCTGGAACTGCCTCTAGAGGtccacagcagctcagggctcagggctcagggctcaggGCCCAGGTtcagggctcagggctgagggctcagggctcagggctcagggctcaggGCCCAGGTtcagggctcagggctgagggctcagggctcagggctgagGGCTCAGGGTTCAGGGTTCAGGGTtcagggctcagggctg is drawn from Pogoniulus pusillus isolate bPogPus1 chromosome 43, bPogPus1.pri, whole genome shotgun sequence and contains these coding sequences:
- the HJV gene encoding hemojuvelin, with product MDEGNKGDVLPDAKRSQGLRTLPGSAWAGMGQAACSQRHSPGLLLPALLFLLLLLLLCSHAASQCKILRCNSEYLAATLGPRSPSRGDAICSALRSYAHCTRRTARTCRGDLAYHSAVHGIEDLMIQHNCSREGPTNPPRARLPAPGHGSLQAGQGCDYERSFAARHGRAPSYLHCAAFGDPHVRTFHDDFHTCRVEGSWPLLDNDYLFVQATSSPVAKGSNATVTTKLTIIFKRVQECIEQKVYQAELGNLPAAFQDGSVTGGERPGGGSLAVREQVPGQHVEIRASYIGTTIAVRQAGRQLSFSIRAAEEVAQAFGQEQDLQLCVGGCPRGQRLARGQQRGHGRQLAEAARELCKEVLPVEDVYFQSCVFDVLASGDANFALVAGVALEDARRFLPSAARLHLYQPGAGCTGAAPSFLLILIFLSTVWAVPLDF